One window of Flavobacteriales bacterium genomic DNA carries:
- a CDS encoding cation-translocating P-type ATPase — protein MQGNPFNVDGLTEGEVLTSRAQHGRNVLEEDDKGFFWPALKDALTEPMVLLLLAASLIYFILGEWNEGLFMVGAILLLTAISLYQDSRSRTALSTLKALSMPQATVVRNGQVEKIPVEDVVVGDHAVAEEGSLLAADGIIVQSNDFSVNESILTGEAFAVARSAEDPENARVSKGTQVVSGLALYRVEAVGMGTRLGQISGSLASIEPPPTPLQQQIRRFVRDMAIVGVVFFVLVWVVAFFRTGSFSASLLSGLTLAMSILPEEIPVAFTTFLALGAWRLARQGVIAKRATTVETLGAATVICTDKTGTITENRMTLAELHVKATDTVEKADAEQLSPEAFALVEMAMWASEPVPFDPMEKGLHAAYARTATHDERPDRRMVHEYPISGKPPMMTHVFANGAGHRIIACKGAPERILRQAVLTDGEKQAAMAQVEAFARQGMRVLGVGYVKDPPDTYPESQEEFLIEYLGLVAFIDPPKPNIREVFSQFEEAGIQVKIITGDNAVTTAAIAKQIGFHGDRRTMDGEELLRLEEPAFSEAVRRTDIFTRMFPEAKLRIINALKADGHVVAMTGDGVNDGPALKAAHIGVAMGKRGSELAKEAASLVLTDDDLAGMVHGVAMGRKIYDNLKKAVQYIISIHIPIILTVSLPLFLGWKFPNIFTPMHVIFLELIMGPTCSIAYESEPLEVGGMQRPPRPLDKTFLSWKEIRISLLQGLVITLGTLASYRIGVQQGFHEELVRSLVFSTLIMANIGLTFVDRSFTRSFIVAARNRNLVLRIVVLITLLALGITLYVPPVARLFDMAPLTVGQLALTAVIGFASVAWFEVYKWLKRRPRAAELAAAE, from the coding sequence ATGCAAGGAAATCCATTCAACGTTGACGGCCTGACCGAGGGCGAGGTCCTCACGTCGCGTGCGCAACATGGCCGGAACGTGTTGGAAGAGGACGACAAAGGCTTCTTCTGGCCTGCCTTGAAGGACGCCCTCACCGAGCCGATGGTGCTCCTGTTGCTGGCGGCCAGCTTGATCTACTTCATTCTCGGGGAGTGGAACGAGGGCCTCTTCATGGTGGGCGCCATCCTGCTGCTCACGGCCATCTCGCTTTATCAGGATTCGCGGAGCCGGACGGCCTTGAGCACCTTGAAGGCCCTGAGCATGCCGCAGGCCACGGTAGTGCGTAATGGCCAAGTGGAGAAGATCCCCGTGGAGGACGTGGTGGTGGGCGACCATGCCGTGGCCGAGGAGGGCAGCCTGCTCGCGGCCGACGGCATCATCGTGCAGAGCAATGATTTCAGCGTGAATGAATCCATCCTTACCGGCGAGGCTTTCGCAGTGGCCCGCAGCGCGGAGGATCCGGAGAACGCACGGGTAAGCAAAGGCACGCAGGTGGTATCGGGACTCGCGCTCTACCGCGTGGAGGCCGTGGGCATGGGCACTCGCTTGGGCCAGATCAGCGGCTCGCTGGCGTCGATCGAACCGCCCCCTACTCCACTTCAGCAGCAGATCAGGCGATTCGTCCGCGACATGGCCATCGTGGGCGTGGTCTTCTTCGTGCTGGTATGGGTGGTGGCCTTCTTCCGCACCGGTTCCTTCTCGGCCAGCCTGCTCTCCGGCCTCACCTTGGCCATGTCCATCCTTCCGGAGGAGATCCCCGTGGCCTTCACCACTTTCCTGGCGTTGGGCGCATGGCGGTTGGCGCGACAGGGCGTCATCGCGAAGCGGGCCACTACCGTGGAGACCTTGGGCGCGGCCACGGTGATCTGCACCGACAAGACCGGCACCATCACCGAGAACCGCATGACCTTGGCGGAACTGCATGTAAAAGCCACCGACACCGTGGAGAAGGCCGATGCGGAGCAGCTATCGCCTGAAGCCTTTGCACTGGTGGAAATGGCCATGTGGGCCAGCGAGCCCGTGCCCTTCGACCCCATGGAGAAGGGGCTGCACGCGGCCTATGCCCGCACCGCCACGCACGATGAGCGGCCCGACCGGCGGATGGTGCATGAATATCCGATCAGTGGCAAGCCGCCGATGATGACCCACGTCTTCGCCAACGGCGCGGGCCATCGCATCATCGCCTGCAAGGGCGCCCCGGAACGGATCCTGCGGCAAGCCGTGCTGACCGACGGGGAGAAACAGGCGGCCATGGCCCAGGTGGAGGCTTTCGCCCGGCAGGGCATGCGCGTGCTCGGCGTGGGCTATGTGAAGGACCCACCGGACACCTATCCGGAGAGCCAGGAGGAATTCCTGATCGAATACCTCGGCTTGGTCGCCTTCATCGATCCCCCGAAACCCAACATCCGCGAAGTCTTCAGCCAATTCGAGGAGGCGGGCATCCAAGTGAAGATCATCACCGGCGACAACGCCGTCACCACGGCGGCCATCGCCAAGCAGATCGGTTTCCACGGAGACCGGCGGACCATGGACGGTGAGGAACTGCTGCGTTTGGAAGAACCCGCGTTCAGCGAAGCAGTGCGCCGGACGGACATTTTCACCCGCATGTTCCCCGAGGCCAAGCTGCGCATCATCAACGCCTTGAAGGCGGACGGCCATGTGGTGGCCATGACCGGCGACGGCGTGAACGACGGGCCGGCGCTGAAGGCGGCACACATCGGCGTGGCCATGGGCAAACGCGGCAGCGAACTGGCCAAGGAGGCCGCCTCCCTAGTGCTCACCGACGACGACCTGGCCGGCATGGTACACGGCGTGGCCATGGGCCGCAAGATCTATGACAACCTGAAGAAGGCGGTGCAGTACATCATCTCCATCCACATCCCCATCATCCTCACGGTTTCACTGCCGCTGTTCCTAGGCTGGAAGTTCCCCAACATCTTCACGCCGATGCACGTGATCTTCCTGGAGCTGATCATGGGCCCCACGTGCAGCATCGCCTACGAGAGCGAGCCGCTGGAAGTGGGCGGCATGCAGCGCCCGCCGCGGCCGTTGGACAAGACCTTCCTCTCGTGGAAGGAGATCCGGATCAGCCTCTTGCAAGGGCTGGTGATCACGCTCGGCACCTTGGCCAGCTACCGGATCGGCGTTCAACAAGGCTTTCATGAAGAGCTTGTAAGAAGCTTGGTCTTCAGCACGTTGATCATGGCCAACATCGGCCTCACCTTCGTGGACCGCTCCTTCACGCGCTCCTTCATCGTGGCGGCCCGGAACAGGAATTTGGTGCTGCGCATCGTGGTGCTGATCACCCTGCTGGCGCTTGGCATCACGCTGTATGTTCCACCGGTGGCCCGCTTGTTCGATATGGCACCGCTCACCGTGGGCCAGCTCGCGCTTACCGCCGTGATCGGCTTTGCATCGGTGGCTTGGTTCGAGGTCTACAAATGGCTGAAGCGGAGGCCGCGTGCGGCGGAGTTGGCAGCAGCGGAATAG
- a CDS encoding gliding motility-associated C-terminal domain-containing protein: MKERHYLIASLAGALLFTSGLWAQVPTKCLEIESILADACISDTDCPGSTEGMNEMVRFITGPAPIALGNLQFEFYSSSFQGISQNSTTADLTAQLDASIQGCGHLLEPPGGVIPPGSQVIFVTSTAMCVQANSFTALSDTLYIIYQNAGNSQGHFKNNNLVLQPVSPTPGPPLSRWLRMFVTGTGCGDTATYDANQLVNIYGTYGGLSEENDGATAVFAWPGQPTATYLNYGCQAPFTPTLVSVVSGGGPIACGASTALVGSVSGDYASLLWQGGGGSFSDPNALTTSYTPGGGDNGDVVLSFCAITACGDTLCAQVTVTTGETPQVTIIGDSTLCLDTDLNTLTASGADGYLWSTGEVTPSIQVGLTELGPVWVLGTSACGSDSAFTTISILTDTLSHQDITCNGASTGELTYTVQGGALPYSFLWNTGATSEQLTGLAAGTYNVSVTDADGCTRQASYTLIEPSALTATVGADTTICPGGQAVLTAQGAGGTPDYTYAWSPEGPVVSPAQTTAYTVVVSDANGCEAAPLQVTVTVPEGQAVNVTSTALDGCATHCITFTASSSAQNSYTWNLGDGATAADSVVEHCYATPGQYTVDLVVVQGSGCPDITSSVGPFTIAAAPAADFSWTPTTPTGSNPQVQFADLSSGASSWAWQFGDPAGSSSTDPSPAFIYPGAGCYPVSLVVTNDAGCTDNAAQQLCISGQDSLIVPNVFSPNHDGRNDFFQITGGGLTALDVQVFNRWGQEMVRLKRVGQTWDGRSPTGDVLPEGTYFYVLHAVEHSGETYDLHGTVTLLR, from the coding sequence ATGAAAGAACGCCATTACTTGATCGCGTCCCTTGCCGGGGCGCTGTTATTTACCTCCGGGCTATGGGCACAGGTCCCGACAAAGTGCTTGGAGATCGAGAGCATCCTGGCGGACGCCTGCATCTCCGACACGGACTGCCCCGGCAGCACCGAAGGGATGAACGAGATGGTGCGCTTCATCACCGGCCCGGCACCGATCGCCCTTGGCAACCTGCAGTTCGAGTTCTACAGCAGTTCCTTCCAGGGGATCTCACAAAACAGCACCACGGCCGATCTCACCGCACAGTTGGACGCTTCCATCCAAGGCTGCGGCCACCTGCTGGAGCCGCCGGGCGGAGTTATCCCCCCGGGGAGCCAAGTGATCTTCGTGACCTCCACCGCAATGTGCGTGCAGGCCAACTCCTTCACCGCGCTGAGCGACACGCTCTACATCATTTACCAGAACGCGGGCAACAGCCAAGGCCACTTCAAGAACAACAACTTGGTGTTGCAACCGGTTTCCCCGACGCCCGGCCCGCCTTTGTCGCGCTGGTTGCGCATGTTCGTCACCGGCACTGGCTGCGGGGACACCGCCACCTACGATGCCAACCAATTGGTGAACATCTATGGCACCTACGGCGGGCTGAGCGAGGAGAACGACGGTGCCACGGCCGTTTTCGCATGGCCCGGCCAACCCACGGCTACCTATTTGAACTACGGGTGCCAAGCCCCGTTCACCCCCACGCTGGTGTCGGTGGTATCCGGCGGAGGGCCCATTGCGTGCGGTGCCTCCACTGCCCTGGTGGGCAGCGTTTCGGGCGACTATGCTTCCTTGCTTTGGCAGGGCGGAGGAGGCAGCTTCAGCGACCCGAATGCCTTGACCACGAGCTACACCCCGGGAGGTGGCGACAACGGTGATGTGGTGTTGTCCTTTTGTGCCATCACTGCCTGCGGCGATACCCTTTGCGCACAGGTGACGGTGACCACCGGGGAAACGCCACAGGTGACCATCATCGGAGACAGCACGCTGTGTCTGGACACTGATCTCAACACGCTTACCGCCTCCGGCGCGGACGGCTACCTCTGGAGCACCGGTGAAGTCACACCGTCGATACAAGTGGGTCTCACGGAACTGGGACCGGTCTGGGTGCTGGGCACCTCCGCCTGTGGCAGTGATTCGGCCTTTACTACCATTTCCATCTTGACCGATACGCTCTCCCATCAGGACATCACCTGCAACGGGGCCTCCACCGGGGAACTGACATACACGGTGCAAGGGGGCGCCCTGCCATACAGCTTCCTCTGGAACACAGGGGCCACCTCCGAACAGCTTACGGGGCTGGCAGCGGGGACCTACAATGTTTCCGTGACCGATGCAGATGGCTGCACGCGCCAAGCATCCTACACCTTGATCGAGCCTTCCGCACTTACCGCCACCGTAGGAGCCGACACCACCATCTGCCCCGGAGGCCAGGCCGTTCTCACCGCCCAAGGCGCTGGAGGCACGCCGGACTATACCTATGCGTGGTCGCCGGAAGGGCCGGTGGTCTCCCCGGCACAGACCACTGCTTATACCGTGGTGGTGAGCGATGCCAACGGTTGTGAGGCCGCGCCCCTGCAGGTCACCGTGACGGTCCCCGAGGGTCAAGCGGTGAACGTTACCAGCACTGCATTGGACGGTTGCGCTACGCATTGCATCACTTTCACGGCGTCCTCTTCCGCACAGAACAGCTACACCTGGAATCTCGGCGATGGCGCCACGGCCGCGGACAGCGTGGTGGAACATTGCTATGCCACGCCGGGGCAGTACACCGTAGATCTGGTGGTGGTGCAAGGCAGTGGTTGCCCGGATATCACTTCCTCGGTAGGGCCGTTCACCATCGCAGCTGCTCCAGCGGCCGACTTCTCGTGGACTCCGACCACGCCAACAGGCAGCAATCCCCAAGTGCAGTTCGCCGACCTCTCCTCCGGAGCCTCGTCCTGGGCATGGCAATTCGGCGATCCTGCCGGCTCAAGCTCTACGGATCCTTCGCCCGCGTTCATCTATCCCGGCGCGGGCTGTTACCCGGTCTCGTTGGTGGTGACGAACGATGCAGGCTGCACGGATAACGCGGCGCAGCAGCTTTGCATCTCAGGCCAGGATTCCTTGATCGTGCCGAATGTTTTCTCCCCGAACCACGATGGCCGGAACGACTTCTTCCAGATCACGGGCGGGGGCCTCACAGCTCTGGATGTGCAGGTCTTCAACCGTTGGGGGCAGGAGATGGTGCGGCTGAAGCGGGTAGGGCAGACCTGGGACGGTCGCTCACCGACCGGCGATGTGCTGCCCGAAGGCACCTATTTCTATGTGCTTCATGCAGTGGAGCATTCCGGGGAAACCTACGACCTGCACGGCACGGTGACCTTGCTGCGCTGA
- a CDS encoding carboxypeptidase regulatory-like domain-containing protein: MRRSLLFLHLLLPFLLAAQTATVSGTVRDDENRPLPDASIAVVGQAATSSNATGGYSIIVPAEREIVLRFAYPGAETVERTLKLKAGETRSLDVMIRSSVIGPVTVTDDRLRDAGIDKLNARTSHFQPSLGDVNSLLQGSLGVMTRNELSSGYNVRGGNFDENLVYVNGIEVYRPFLVRSGQQEGLSFPNPDMIERIHFSAGGWEPRYGDKLSSVLDITYKRPREFDAIVSASLLGGSVTVGSAMAHQRLRQITGFRYRTLSTILKGLDTKGDYVPTYTDLQSYWTYDLSDKVEIGFLGLYSRNRYDVTPQDRETELGNFNQALRYTVYFEGQERTAYETWSGALSLTARPSPRTVLKFTGSAFNTYETERMDILGEYRLGELDRNLASEQFGEVVRDLGIGAYLEHARNSLEATVLSATHTGSFFWGRGNNLQWGLEARTERINDRLSEWYVVDSAGYSIPQSSGAVLELNTSVKTKIDLESVRTSAYVQNAWEWKTGRDRSWALVAGVRGQNWSYNGQTVFSPRLRLAYHPGWRKVVAAGDTVPRDYSFWFATGVYYQPPFYRELRDFNGVLNPEVRAQKSIHFILGMDRQFKMWDRPFKFSTEAYYKALSDLNPYELDNVRIRYYAKNNAKGYATGIDMKLNGEFIKGVESWASLSVMQTEEDIDGDFYYRTYNAAGERTDAIDTQDRTPVDSVRVEAGHIPRPTDQRVSFALFFQDEMPRWPTFKVHLNLVFGTSLPYGPPNETRYADTLRTSLYRRVDIGFSKQFLGAPGQEKTGVLRHIKDLWLSLEVFNLINLNNTVDYTWVQDVQGRYYGIPEFLTPRRINLKLIARF, encoded by the coding sequence ATGAGGCGTTCCCTCCTTTTTCTTCATCTCCTCCTCCCGTTCCTGCTTGCGGCTCAAACGGCCACGGTATCGGGCACAGTGCGCGATGATGAGAACCGGCCGCTGCCCGATGCGAGCATCGCCGTTGTGGGGCAAGCCGCCACCTCCTCGAATGCTACGGGTGGCTATTCGATCATTGTTCCTGCTGAACGGGAGATCGTGCTGCGCTTTGCCTACCCCGGAGCGGAGACCGTGGAGCGCACCTTGAAGCTGAAGGCCGGGGAAACGCGGTCGCTGGACGTAATGATCCGGTCCTCCGTCATCGGTCCCGTTACCGTTACGGACGACCGCCTTCGCGATGCGGGCATCGACAAGCTCAATGCGCGCACCTCGCACTTCCAGCCTTCGCTCGGCGATGTGAACAGCTTATTGCAAGGCAGTCTCGGCGTGATGACCCGCAACGAGCTGAGCAGCGGCTACAACGTGCGCGGTGGCAACTTCGACGAGAACCTGGTGTATGTGAACGGCATTGAGGTCTATCGTCCTTTCTTAGTGCGCAGTGGCCAGCAGGAGGGCCTCAGCTTCCCGAACCCGGACATGATCGAGCGGATCCACTTCAGCGCCGGCGGCTGGGAGCCGCGTTACGGCGACAAGCTGAGCAGCGTGCTGGACATCACCTATAAGCGCCCCCGCGAGTTCGATGCCATCGTGAGCGCGAGCCTGCTGGGCGGCTCCGTTACGGTGGGCAGCGCCATGGCCCACCAGCGGCTGCGCCAGATCACCGGCTTCCGCTACCGCACGCTCAGCACCATCCTCAAGGGCCTCGACACCAAAGGCGACTACGTCCCCACCTACACCGATCTGCAGAGCTACTGGACCTACGACCTCAGCGACAAGGTGGAGATCGGCTTCCTCGGCCTCTATTCACGCAACCGCTACGATGTGACCCCGCAGGACCGCGAGACGGAACTCGGGAATTTCAATCAGGCATTGCGTTACACCGTGTACTTCGAAGGCCAGGAACGCACGGCCTACGAAACGTGGTCCGGAGCGCTCAGCCTCACCGCCCGCCCTTCCCCCCGTACCGTGCTGAAGTTCACCGGCAGCGCCTTCAACACCTACGAGACTGAGCGGATGGACATCCTCGGCGAATACCGCTTGGGCGAGCTGGACCGCAACCTCGCCAGCGAGCAGTTCGGCGAAGTGGTGCGGGACCTCGGCATCGGTGCCTACTTGGAGCATGCACGCAACAGCTTGGAGGCAACGGTGCTGAGCGCCACGCACACGGGATCCTTCTTTTGGGGCCGTGGAAACAACCTGCAATGGGGTCTGGAGGCGCGCACCGAGCGGATCAATGACCGCCTGAGCGAATGGTACGTGGTGGACAGCGCGGGCTACAGCATTCCGCAGAGCAGCGGCGCTGTGCTGGAGCTGAACACGAGCGTGAAGACCAAGATCGATCTGGAAAGTGTCCGCACCTCCGCCTACGTGCAGAACGCCTGGGAGTGGAAGACCGGCCGCGACCGTTCCTGGGCCTTGGTGGCCGGCGTGCGCGGCCAGAACTGGAGCTACAACGGGCAGACGGTGTTCAGCCCGCGGCTGCGCTTGGCCTACCATCCCGGATGGCGCAAAGTGGTGGCCGCCGGCGACACCGTACCGCGTGATTACAGCTTCTGGTTCGCCACCGGCGTGTACTACCAGCCGCCCTTCTACCGGGAGCTGCGTGACTTTAACGGCGTGCTGAACCCGGAAGTGCGGGCCCAGAAGAGCATCCACTTCATCCTTGGCATGGACCGGCAGTTCAAGATGTGGGACCGCCCGTTCAAATTCTCCACCGAGGCCTACTACAAGGCGCTCAGCGACCTCAATCCCTACGAACTGGACAACGTCCGCATCCGCTACTATGCGAAGAACAATGCCAAGGGCTACGCCACCGGCATCGACATGAAGCTCAACGGCGAGTTCATCAAGGGCGTGGAATCCTGGGCCTCGCTCTCCGTGATGCAGACCGAGGAGGACATCGACGGCGACTTCTACTACCGCACGTACAACGCCGCCGGGGAGCGTACCGATGCCATCGATACGCAGGACCGCACACCGGTGGACAGCGTTCGCGTGGAAGCGGGCCACATCCCCCGCCCCACCGACCAGCGCGTGAGCTTCGCCCTGTTCTTTCAGGATGAAATGCCGCGCTGGCCCACCTTCAAGGTCCACCTGAACCTCGTCTTCGGCACCAGCCTGCCCTACGGCCCGCCGAACGAGACGCGCTACGCCGATACCCTGCGCACCAGCCTCTACCGCCGCGTGGACATCGGCTTCAGCAAGCAGTTCTTAGGCGCGCCCGGGCAGGAAAAGACCGGCGTGCTCCGGCACATCAAAGACCTCTGGCTCTCCTTGGAGGTCTTCAACCTGATCAACCTGAACAACACGGTGGACTACACCTGGGTGCAGGATGTGCAGGGGCGCTACTACGGCATCCCGGAGTTCCTGACGCCGAGAAGGATCAACCTGAAGTTGATCGCTCGGTTCTGA
- a CDS encoding serine hydrolase: MKRTIIISIGALLGVITLGGGTPTTVRKTLPPFLERPSPWADSVLASLSLEQRIAQLMMVAAYSNQDAKHIADIDQLVKQYGIGGLIFFQGGPLRQADLVNRYQAEAKTPILIGMDLEWGLAMRLDSTIKFPRQMTLGATSDEEGIELMGEEIARQMKRLGVQVSFSPDVDVNVNAANPVINDRSFGEDPEMVARKGIAYMKGLQRGGVLATAKHFPGHGDTDQDSHKTLPVVAASRERLDSVELHPFKRLIDNGVGGVMVAHLEVPALDSTPGLPSTMSKPIVTDLLKEEMAFKGLVITDALNMRGIANAEKPGEIELRALKAGNDILLFPQDPVKAIQRIKQAVDSGEVAPEVIDEACLKVLRAKDWTGLDHVKPVQREHLYEDLNTPDALALRRRLYGEALTVVRNDGTLPVQGLDTLRIASLVIGDTLHNSFQQALGRYANITELRCEKILNAGQSQALLDSLKQFDLVIASVHNTSFRVSKEFGVPQLTLDFLRRLADQQRMAFVLFANPYRLGLAYGAQRWNALVVAYEETDDTQDLAAQLLFGAIPAKGKLPVTASSFFPYGQGVKVPAIGRLRYGMPEEDSMETGDLLRIDTIVREGLDAKAYPGCQVLVAKNGNVIWNKAYGSPTYAGARPLNTDDIYDIASISKVAGTTLALMKLVDEGKLDVEKTLGDYIPQIVAGHPYHASLKLSEILAHQAGLRPFSPFYLRLLDKGKLKADIVTRAPDAAHDMRVADSVYISSSYRDSLVQWVMDTPTAERGKYVYSDMGMYLLMRVVEKVSGMPFDRFLKTQYYAPLGLTTLGYRPWERFPLERIMPTEDDTNFRHEQIHGDVHDPGAAMMGGIAGHAGLFSDAERPGRDHANAPERRHLRRQALPEGEDHQCVHHLPLLHGPPKDGQPPRPGLGPPAGARYPRPQQR, from the coding sequence ATGAAACGGACGATCATCATATCCATCGGGGCCTTGTTGGGGGTCATCACCCTTGGGGGGGGCACGCCCACCACCGTGCGGAAAACGCTGCCCCCATTCCTTGAGCGCCCTTCGCCTTGGGCGGATTCCGTGCTGGCCTCTTTGAGCCTCGAACAACGCATCGCGCAGTTGATGATGGTGGCCGCCTACAGCAACCAGGACGCCAAGCACATCGCAGATATCGATCAATTGGTGAAGCAGTACGGCATCGGCGGCCTGATCTTCTTTCAAGGCGGGCCGCTGCGGCAAGCGGACCTCGTGAACCGTTACCAGGCCGAGGCGAAGACGCCCATCCTCATCGGCATGGACCTCGAATGGGGCCTTGCCATGCGTTTGGACAGCACCATCAAATTCCCGCGCCAAATGACCTTGGGCGCCACTTCCGACGAGGAGGGCATCGAGCTGATGGGCGAGGAGATCGCCCGCCAGATGAAGCGGCTCGGCGTGCAGGTGAGCTTCAGCCCCGATGTGGACGTGAACGTGAACGCCGCCAATCCGGTGATCAACGACCGCAGCTTCGGAGAGGACCCGGAAATGGTGGCCCGCAAAGGCATCGCCTACATGAAAGGCCTGCAACGCGGCGGCGTCCTCGCCACGGCCAAGCACTTCCCCGGCCACGGCGATACGGACCAGGACAGCCACAAGACCTTGCCGGTGGTGGCCGCTTCCCGCGAGCGTTTGGATTCCGTGGAACTGCATCCCTTCAAGCGCTTGATCGACAATGGCGTGGGCGGGGTGATGGTGGCCCACCTCGAAGTGCCCGCACTGGACAGCACGCCGGGCCTGCCGAGCACCATGAGCAAGCCCATCGTCACCGATCTGCTGAAGGAGGAGATGGCCTTCAAAGGATTGGTCATCACTGATGCCTTGAACATGAGGGGCATCGCGAACGCGGAGAAGCCCGGGGAGATCGAGCTGCGCGCGCTGAAGGCCGGCAACGACATCCTGCTCTTTCCGCAAGATCCCGTGAAAGCGATCCAGCGCATCAAGCAGGCCGTGGACAGCGGGGAGGTCGCACCGGAAGTGATCGACGAAGCCTGCCTGAAAGTGCTCCGCGCCAAGGACTGGACCGGGCTGGACCACGTTAAGCCTGTGCAGCGCGAGCATCTGTACGAAGACCTCAACACGCCCGATGCCTTGGCCCTGCGCCGCAGGCTCTATGGTGAAGCACTCACCGTGGTCCGCAACGACGGCACCCTGCCGGTCCAAGGGCTCGACACCCTGCGCATCGCATCATTGGTGATCGGCGACACACTGCACAACAGCTTCCAGCAGGCCTTGGGGCGCTATGCGAACATCACTGAGCTGCGCTGCGAGAAGATCCTCAATGCCGGGCAGTCACAAGCATTGTTGGACAGCCTGAAGCAGTTCGACCTTGTGATCGCCTCCGTCCACAACACCTCGTTCCGCGTGAGCAAGGAGTTTGGCGTGCCGCAGCTCACACTGGACTTTCTGCGCCGCTTGGCCGATCAACAACGCATGGCCTTCGTGCTCTTCGCGAATCCTTACCGGCTCGGCTTGGCTTATGGCGCGCAACGCTGGAACGCGCTGGTGGTGGCCTACGAGGAAACCGATGACACGCAGGACCTCGCCGCACAATTGCTCTTCGGCGCCATTCCCGCCAAGGGGAAGCTGCCCGTCACGGCCTCGTCCTTCTTTCCATACGGCCAAGGGGTGAAGGTGCCCGCCATCGGCCGGTTGCGCTACGGGATGCCCGAGGAGGATAGCATGGAGACCGGCGACCTCCTGCGCATCGACACCATCGTGCGCGAAGGCTTGGACGCGAAAGCCTACCCCGGCTGCCAAGTGCTCGTGGCGAAGAACGGGAACGTGATCTGGAACAAGGCCTACGGCTCGCCTACCTACGCCGGCGCGCGTCCTTTGAACACCGATGACATCTATGACATCGCCAGCATTAGCAAGGTCGCCGGGACCACGCTGGCGCTGATGAAACTGGTGGATGAGGGCAAGCTGGATGTGGAGAAGACCTTGGGCGACTACATCCCGCAGATCGTGGCCGGCCATCCCTACCACGCTTCGCTGAAACTGAGCGAGATCCTCGCGCACCAAGCAGGTCTGCGGCCTTTCTCACCGTTCTACCTGCGGCTGTTGGACAAAGGGAAATTGAAAGCGGACATCGTCACCCGCGCCCCGGATGCCGCACATGACATGCGCGTGGCCGATAGCGTCTACATCAGCAGCAGCTACCGCGATTCCTTGGTGCAATGGGTGATGGATACGCCAACCGCCGAGCGCGGCAAATACGTGTACAGCGACATGGGCATGTACCTGCTGATGCGCGTGGTGGAAAAGGTCTCCGGCATGCCCTTCGACCGCTTTCTGAAGACCCAATACTATGCGCCGTTGGGCCTCACCACTCTGGGCTACCGCCCATGGGAACGCTTTCCGCTGGAGCGCATCATGCCCACCGAGGACGATACCAACTTCCGCCACGAGCAGATCCACGGCGATGTGCATGATCCCGGTGCCGCGATGATGGGCGGCATCGCCGGGCACGCGGGCCTCTTCTCCGATGCCGAACGACCTGGCCGTGATCATGCAAATGCTCCTGAACGGCGGCACCTACGGAGGCAAGCGCTACCTGAAGGCGAAGACCATCAATGCGTTCACCACCTGCCACTTCTGCACGGGCCACCCAAAGACGGACAACCGCCGCGGCCTGGGCTGGGACCGCCCGCAGGAGCGCGGTACCCCCGGCCCCAGCAGCGATAA